DNA from Musa acuminata AAA Group cultivar baxijiao chromosome BXJ1-5, Cavendish_Baxijiao_AAA, whole genome shotgun sequence:
GAATTATGAAAAGGTGAATCAACCACACCAAATATATTTGCTTGAGTTTTAACATATTACGTATAGTCAGAAATAGATTACATACCCTTAGGAAACTGGAAATGAGTTTTTTGAAGTTACATGAAATAATCACAAGATTGGTtaacatatattattatattcttgGATCACATTTCATGAGAGGATTTTGTAAATGCTATGTATGAAATAATTTGAGGGAAAAAAAGGATAATGATATTAACATATCCaaaaaaaacttcaagtaattgttTGTGGATGACTAGTGATGATACTTTCTACATAACCTATAAAATCATAACAattaaaagagaataaaattgAGTATAATAAGAGGTATAGTTTGTTGACATGAGTTTGAGAGGATCCTAAGTCACAATGTTAATAAAGAAGAGTATTTTCAAGAGTAAAATGATTTAAGATAAATGGCTAGTGGAACAGTCATTACGAACCATATTGAAAAGTAAAGAAGAAAAAACCTAAACCAGATTACAAGAAAGAAATGCTTGTACACAAAAAGCATttacaaaatatgataattatatatatttttttaaatcaataataaatataaaatatttatctaaattatttcataatattgGAGATCACATTAAAATTATAATCCTCGTTATTTGATAAAATTGtgataatatgttattataatttttataatttagaatcatgataacatattaacagaataatcataattttatcatgatttatttttttgaataatatCATTTCTAACACTTATAACCCAACATTCAAACAATATTTGATGCTTGATATAAATCAAAGACGAGAAGATGATACAACCCAACACTCTTTTTAGAAGACTTCAACTGAGTCAGTTTTTAGTTGTGTTCAAATCCTTGAAGCAATTTGCAATATGAACATTGATTGTACTAACATGTGGAATCACAATCAACAGCTTTAGCAGCACAAAAGATATCTGTTGCAGAGTACTAAAACAGATTGCCTCTTAAGTATCATTAGGTTTTCCAGGAGAAATGTGTGGGAGAGGTAAAAATGATCTGTAAAGCTTCGTCAATCCACCTCCAGAGATGTTTTTACGCTTCATACTGCACAAATTGGATGCGAAGATGGAATGACTGCTAAACCAACACCAAAGCTTCAGATAACAGCAACCTGATATATCATCATacaggcagtaccactacttgcTAATGACAGCATTAACTTTGCAGAAGAAGAATTTATGAGCGGTTCGAAGCTGTTGAATGATGCAAGCATCTGATACCTCCTTTTCAGCTTTCTGATGGATCAGGTTCTTTCGGTTTAGAGGCTCTTTTCTTCAACGCTTCGATCCTAGAAGTCAACGTGTCGACCTATAGGATCCAAGAATTTCCCGATAtcggagaagaaaaaggagatcaTAGAAGAAAGACCACATCAGTAGGAACCAAAGAAAGCCACAGAACGTTTATTTCTTGCGCTCAAGATACGTCTCGTACCTTTATTTCGATGCGTCTGGTGTCGGGGAGCAGCTGGTGGAGCTTTGGTCTCAGTTCAGCTATCATCTTCTCGCACTCCGACAGCTTCATTTCGTACTCCTGCGTTCTCCTCTGCATTTGGATCACAACAGAGGTCATGCGTAATCCAAGAAACCATCAATTAGAACCGGAGCCGAGAGGAAGAGGACGAACGGGGTAGTGTTGCAAGCCGAACTCCTCCGATTTTTGGTTCTCGAATAGACTGATCTTTTCGCTGACGAGGTTGACTTCCTTCTGACAGGCAGCCAGCAATAGCCGCAAGGAGGGCACCTTCGCTTCAGCCGGATCACGAGCCGTCGATTTCTCGGTGGGCCATTTGGTGTGGCCTGGGGGGAGCGGGGGCTGCCCGGCAAGAAAACCAGCCGACGACGAGCTCGATCTCCCGCCGTCCTTTGGAATGGAACTGCCGTCTTCTCCTGAGGCGATCGCCATTGGTGGGCTTATAGCTGGAAACGGAGTTAGATAGAAGACGACGGACTAGAGCTGAGGAATACGTTGAGCTCAAGAAGGAAGGAAGAGATGGGGCTCAGTGGGAGGAGAGGGACAGAGTTAGAGAGTCGAAAGACTACTTCAAGAGAAGCTTTAAACAGCAAGAGGAATGGGAGGGAGGTGGTTACAACAAACTTAACGAAATATGTGACATGACTCCCTTTGATTCACAAGTCATCATATGAACGTTAATGAATCAGTTAATTTATTGAGCCAAATCATAATAGCTGGTATGAGGATGGACATAGTCCTTCATATTTAGTATGATTGATAACCATATAAGAAATCATCGTGGGAATTCCCACTGGATATTTATGACAATTACTTGAATTATA
Protein-coding regions in this window:
- the LOC135674910 gene encoding uncharacterized protein LOC135674910; the encoded protein is MAIASGEDGSSIPKDGGRSSSSSAGFLAGQPPLPPGHTKWPTEKSTARDPAEAKVPSLRLLLAACQKEVNLVSEKISLFENQKSEEFGLQHYPRRTQEYEMKLSECEKMIAELRPKLHQLLPDTRRIEIKVDTLTSRIEALKKRASKPKEPDPSES